Proteins encoded by one window of Streptococcus sanguinis:
- the rexB gene encoding ATP-dependent nuclease subunit B translates to MKLLYTDIRHSLTKVLVAEAESLVAAGKRVFYIAPNSLSFEKERAVLECLKNKASFAITVTRFAQMARYFVLNDVRQGQSLDDIGLGMLIYRTLTELDDGELKVYGRIKKDPQFIQQLMDLYHELQTAQMSFADLEFLEEPEKREDLVKIFTAVTAALNKGDFDSSSQIAAFAQHILAGDTDEELENLALVIDGFTRFSAEEEYLVGLLHRKGVEIVIGTYASQKAYRAAFREGNLYQASVDFLRKLAEDYQVKPDYISHAEAEDAFGRISKVLESRYDFSEPAVEVSETDRSQLQIWATMNQKEELEYVAKSIRQRVHDGVHYKDIRLLLGDVEAYQLQLKTIFDQYQIPYYLGRSESMAQHPLVQFVESLERLKRYNFQLEDLLNLLKTGLYGDLTQEELDHFEQYLRFADIKGAAKLAKDFTANSQGKFDLDRLNHIRRRVMTPLQDFFKSRSQTTSGLLAKFTEFVQVARLSDNLTALLQGESQQEQERHEEVWKAFSHVLEQFAQVFADSKVKLDDFLALVLSGMLLSNYRTVPATVDVVKVQSYDLIEPLAAPYVYAIGLTQERFPKIAQNKSLLSDEDRARLNDATDSQAELQIASSENLKKNRYTALSLMNSATKELVLSAPALVNEVEDSMSTYLLELTAAPLSLPIIVKKPQASSDDIGSYRALLSQIIELHQEEIDREWTAEEQTFWAVAVRVLRKKLAAEGISIPHISKELKTESLQPETLQALYPQEQPLRLSASALNEYFRHQYAYFLKYVLRLQEEWTIHPDARSHGIFLHRIFEKVLQDDSSADFDRRLAQAMEETSREAEFESIYGESGQTRFARQLLLDTARATGRVLAHPSGIETIGEETGFGSASKPFLTLGNGRAVTVSGKVDRIDRLTKTESLGVVDYKSGDIKFSFEKFFNGLNSQLPTYLAAIEELADYQEDKGTFGAMYLQMTDPIVALKDTKTLADAVNQSMKPLQYKGLFVADAVKELGPLYEKNKTNLLSQEDLDLLLAYNAYLYKKAAEGILSGHFAVNPYTENGRSIAPYVEQFKAITGFEANLHLGQARQLEKLDASKFDRRPTGEKLRQAWLEKMREEMER, encoded by the coding sequence ATGAAATTACTTTATACAGATATTCGCCATTCTTTGACCAAGGTTTTAGTGGCTGAGGCTGAGAGCTTGGTGGCGGCTGGTAAGCGAGTCTTTTATATTGCGCCTAATTCGCTATCTTTTGAGAAGGAGCGGGCGGTTTTGGAGTGCCTGAAGAACAAAGCTTCCTTTGCCATTACAGTGACGCGCTTTGCCCAGATGGCTCGATATTTTGTCCTCAATGATGTTCGGCAAGGGCAGAGTTTGGACGATATTGGTCTGGGAATGCTGATTTATCGGACCTTGACAGAGCTGGATGATGGAGAGCTTAAAGTCTATGGCCGTATTAAGAAGGATCCTCAGTTTATCCAGCAGCTGATGGATCTTTACCATGAACTGCAGACTGCCCAGATGTCCTTTGCGGATCTGGAATTTCTCGAGGAGCCTGAGAAGCGGGAGGATCTGGTCAAGATTTTTACAGCGGTGACTGCTGCTCTGAATAAGGGCGATTTTGATTCGTCTTCTCAGATTGCTGCTTTTGCCCAGCATATTCTGGCTGGCGACACAGATGAGGAATTGGAGAATCTAGCTCTGGTCATTGATGGCTTTACTCGTTTTTCTGCCGAAGAGGAATACCTGGTCGGTCTCCTGCATCGAAAAGGTGTGGAGATTGTCATCGGGACCTATGCCAGCCAAAAAGCCTATCGAGCAGCCTTTCGTGAAGGCAATCTCTATCAGGCCAGCGTGGATTTTTTGAGAAAGCTAGCCGAGGACTATCAGGTCAAGCCTGACTATATCTCTCATGCGGAAGCGGAAGATGCCTTTGGACGGATTTCCAAGGTCTTGGAGAGTCGTTATGATTTTTCTGAGCCGGCTGTTGAAGTTAGTGAGACAGATCGCTCACAGCTTCAAATTTGGGCTACTATGAACCAGAAAGAAGAGTTGGAGTATGTGGCTAAGTCCATCCGGCAGCGGGTTCATGATGGTGTGCACTATAAGGATATTCGTCTGCTTTTGGGAGATGTAGAAGCCTACCAGCTTCAGCTCAAGACTATTTTTGACCAATATCAGATTCCCTACTATCTGGGGCGGAGCGAGTCAATGGCCCAGCATCCGCTGGTCCAGTTTGTCGAGTCCTTGGAGCGGCTCAAACGCTATAATTTTCAACTGGAAGACCTGCTCAATCTCTTAAAGACAGGGCTCTACGGCGATTTGACTCAGGAAGAGCTGGATCATTTTGAGCAATATCTGCGCTTTGCGGACATTAAGGGAGCAGCCAAGCTAGCCAAGGATTTCACGGCCAATAGCCAAGGAAAATTTGACCTAGACCGTCTCAATCATATTCGTCGTCGGGTTATGACTCCATTGCAAGATTTTTTCAAATCCCGTAGCCAGACAACGTCGGGGCTCTTAGCTAAATTTACAGAATTTGTCCAAGTGGCCCGTTTGTCTGACAATTTGACGGCTCTGCTGCAGGGAGAAAGTCAGCAGGAGCAGGAGCGCCATGAGGAAGTCTGGAAGGCTTTCAGCCATGTCTTAGAGCAGTTTGCTCAGGTCTTTGCAGATAGTAAGGTCAAACTGGATGATTTTCTAGCCTTGGTCTTGTCAGGTATGCTTTTGTCCAACTACCGGACGGTACCGGCGACAGTAGATGTGGTCAAGGTCCAGTCTTATGACCTGATAGAGCCTTTAGCAGCTCCTTACGTCTACGCGATTGGACTGACCCAAGAGCGTTTCCCGAAAATCGCGCAAAACAAGAGTCTGCTTAGTGATGAAGACCGGGCTCGGCTCAATGATGCAACGGATTCTCAGGCGGAACTCCAGATTGCCAGCTCAGAAAATCTCAAAAAGAATCGCTATACGGCTCTGTCGCTGATGAATTCTGCTACCAAAGAGCTGGTCTTGTCTGCGCCGGCCTTGGTCAATGAAGTAGAGGACAGCATGTCGACCTATCTGCTGGAATTGACTGCAGCTCCGCTTTCCTTGCCTATCATTGTCAAAAAGCCTCAGGCTTCCAGTGACGATATTGGCAGCTACCGAGCTCTACTTTCTCAAATTATCGAGCTTCACCAAGAGGAGATTGATCGAGAGTGGACAGCGGAGGAGCAGACTTTTTGGGCGGTGGCTGTACGGGTTCTGCGCAAGAAATTGGCAGCAGAAGGCATCAGCATTCCGCACATCAGCAAGGAACTGAAAACGGAGTCTCTACAGCCAGAAACTCTGCAAGCCCTCTACCCTCAGGAGCAGCCTCTCCGACTTTCAGCGTCTGCTCTAAACGAATATTTTCGGCATCAGTATGCTTATTTTCTCAAGTATGTTCTGCGCCTGCAGGAAGAGTGGACCATTCATCCTGATGCTCGCAGCCATGGGATTTTCCTCCACCGGATCTTTGAAAAGGTTCTGCAGGATGATTCGTCGGCTGATTTTGACCGGCGTTTAGCACAAGCTATGGAAGAGACCAGTCGAGAGGCCGAGTTTGAGAGCATCTACGGTGAGTCAGGACAGACCCGTTTTGCCCGCCAGCTCTTGCTAGATACGGCGAGGGCGACCGGCCGTGTGCTAGCTCATCCAAGCGGGATTGAGACCATTGGTGAGGAGACAGGCTTTGGTTCTGCTTCTAAGCCTTTCCTGACCTTGGGAAATGGCAGAGCAGTGACCGTGAGCGGTAAGGTGGACCGGATTGACCGTCTGACCAAGACCGAGAGTCTGGGAGTGGTGGACTATAAGTCTGGCGATATTAAGTTCAGCTTTGAAAAGTTCTTTAATGGACTGAATTCTCAGCTGCCAACCTATCTAGCAGCGATTGAAGAGTTAGCAGACTATCAAGAGGATAAGGGGACTTTTGGCGCCATGTATTTGCAGATGACCGATCCGATTGTGGCGCTTAAAGATACCAAGACCTTGGCGGATGCAGTCAATCAGTCTATGAAACCACTCCAGTACAAGGGGCTTTTTGTGGCTGATGCTGTCAAGGAGCTTGGTCCGCTCTATGAAAAAAATAAGACCAACTTGCTGAGCCAGGAAGACTTGGACTTGCTGCTGGCCTATAATGCTTATCTCTACAAAAAAGCTGCAGAAGGCATTCTATCAGGCCATTTTGCAGTCAATCCTTATACAGAGAATGGTCGCAGCATTGCACCTTATGTGGAGCAGTTTAAGGCCATTACAGGCTTTGAAGCCAATCTACACTTGGGACAGGCACGCCAATTAGAAAAGCTGGATGCAAGCAAGTTTGATAGGCGTCCGACTGGTGAGAAGTTGCGTCAGGCCTGGCTAGAAAAGATGAGGGAGGAGATGGAAAGATGA
- the addA gene encoding helicase-exonuclease AddAB subunit AddA: MKRIPFLTAEEIALKQAQEAASDKPQKKTAEQIEAIYSSGQNILVSASAGSGKTFVMVQRIIDKILRGVAVSQLFISTFTVKAAGELKERLEKELGQALKEAESPELKQHLAQQLADLPNADIGTMDAFTQKVLSRYGYLLGLAPNFRILQSASEQLILQNEVFSQVFDRYYNSERQDLFSRLVKNFTGKRKDLSGFREQVYRIYSFLQSTSSPQRWLKETFLYGYEHSDFEAERERIFGQIKSALLELEAFFSAHMEHEGREFAGAKYQENVQDALTLLAGLNELSSIEETAQILKQIVALSQLSNGQVFTARVGKNADELKKEMAKDYNEARKPMIERLRSFDQQLYQLDFIEQHQDECLPLVELLRDFVADFAQAYLERKKVENAFEFGDISHFAIEILETFPEVRRFYQERYHEVMVDEYQDTNHTQERMLDLLARGQNRFMVGDIKQSIYRFRQADPQIFSDKFKAYQEDSSQGKLIVLKENFRSHLEVLEATNDVFKRLMDEEVGEIDYNETHYLVAGNPVKREPNLANRASFLIYEGSKESPEEEADEGLPQAVSAGEVDLVIKEIIRLHNEEGVAFKDITLLTASRTRNDLILAAFEQHQIPLVPDDGAANYLQSVEVLVMLDTLRTINNPLNDYALTALLKSPMFDFGEDELARLSLQASQERSQENLYEKLLNVLQGRGLNPALVTQELQKKLQHFHETLQGWRTYSKTHSLYDLIWKIYQDRFYYDMVGTLTNGAQRQANLYALSLRANEYEKSSFKGLSRFIGMIDRILENQHDLASVPVAVPKDAVRLMTIHKSKGLEFKYVFLLNMDKAFNRQDSSSAIILSRTKGVGIKYVADVSVSVEDPYAPNQLRISMDTLPYQQNLAELQLASLSEQMRLLYVAMTRAETKLYLVGKGSQEALDKRQWGKSQQGRLSASLRSQLSNFQDWLYAIQAVFSDENLAYETRFVTDEELTAEEIGQINEPVLFPADDLANNRQTDDIRRALDILESVDQLNSQYRSAIELPSVRTPSQIKKFYEPIMDMDGLDIMDERAAFRPQPSFELPDFGKKAKVTGAQVGSAVHELMQRIPLDSRPSMAVLRSALAQVQADEAVKNQIQLPKIASFFETDLGRLLIENSDRVRREAPFAMLKQDEDSGQEFVLRGILDGYLLFEDRIILFDYKTDKYKDSSELIARYHGQLDLYAQALSRSYGISQIEKYLILLGGEQLQVVKVD, encoded by the coding sequence ATGAAGAGAATTCCTTTTTTAACTGCGGAAGAGATTGCTCTTAAGCAAGCCCAAGAAGCTGCTTCGGACAAGCCACAGAAAAAGACGGCAGAGCAGATTGAGGCCATCTACTCCTCTGGCCAGAATATTCTAGTCTCCGCATCGGCCGGCTCGGGTAAGACTTTTGTCATGGTCCAACGAATCATAGACAAGATTCTTCGAGGTGTTGCTGTCAGTCAGCTCTTTATCTCGACCTTTACTGTCAAGGCGGCAGGAGAGCTCAAAGAGAGGCTGGAGAAGGAACTGGGTCAGGCCTTGAAGGAGGCTGAAAGTCCTGAACTCAAGCAACATTTGGCCCAGCAATTGGCTGATCTGCCCAATGCTGACATTGGCACCATGGACGCCTTTACCCAGAAAGTACTTAGTCGCTATGGTTACCTGCTTGGTTTAGCACCGAATTTTCGGATTCTCCAGTCTGCCAGTGAGCAGCTGATTCTGCAAAATGAAGTCTTTAGCCAAGTATTTGATCGTTACTATAACAGCGAGCGTCAGGATTTGTTTAGCCGTTTGGTTAAGAATTTTACTGGTAAGCGCAAGGATTTATCAGGCTTCCGGGAGCAAGTTTATCGGATTTACAGCTTTCTGCAGTCAACCAGCAGTCCTCAGCGCTGGCTGAAGGAAACCTTCCTTTATGGCTATGAGCACAGCGACTTTGAAGCAGAGAGAGAGCGGATATTTGGTCAAATCAAATCAGCTCTTTTGGAACTGGAAGCTTTCTTTTCTGCCCATATGGAGCATGAGGGGAGAGAATTTGCAGGTGCTAAATATCAGGAAAATGTCCAAGATGCTCTGACCCTCTTAGCAGGCCTGAATGAACTGTCCTCAATAGAGGAAACAGCTCAAATTCTCAAACAGATCGTGGCACTTTCTCAACTGTCCAATGGCCAGGTCTTTACAGCTCGGGTTGGCAAGAATGCAGACGAGCTCAAAAAAGAAATGGCCAAGGACTACAATGAAGCCAGGAAGCCTATGATTGAGCGGTTGCGCAGTTTTGACCAGCAGCTTTATCAACTGGACTTTATCGAGCAGCATCAGGATGAGTGTCTGCCTCTGGTTGAGCTTCTGCGGGATTTTGTGGCGGACTTTGCACAGGCTTACTTGGAGCGTAAGAAAGTAGAAAATGCCTTTGAATTTGGTGATATCAGCCATTTTGCTATTGAGATTTTAGAGACTTTTCCAGAGGTACGTCGCTTTTATCAGGAGCGCTACCACGAGGTCATGGTGGATGAGTATCAGGATACCAACCACACGCAGGAGCGCATGCTGGATTTGCTTGCCAGAGGGCAAAATCGCTTTATGGTGGGTGATATCAAGCAGTCTATCTATCGTTTCCGTCAAGCGGATCCGCAGATTTTCAGTGATAAGTTTAAGGCCTATCAAGAGGATAGCAGTCAGGGCAAGCTGATTGTCCTCAAGGAAAATTTCCGTAGTCATCTTGAGGTACTGGAAGCGACCAATGATGTTTTCAAACGCCTGATGGATGAAGAAGTCGGGGAAATTGACTACAATGAAACCCACTATCTGGTGGCTGGAAATCCTGTCAAACGCGAGCCTAATCTAGCTAACCGCGCTTCTTTCTTAATCTATGAAGGCTCTAAGGAGAGTCCGGAAGAGGAGGCTGATGAGGGCTTGCCACAGGCAGTATCAGCTGGGGAAGTGGACCTAGTCATCAAGGAAATCATTCGCTTGCACAATGAAGAAGGAGTGGCTTTTAAAGATATTACGCTGCTGACGGCTTCCAGAACCCGCAATGATTTGATTTTAGCTGCCTTTGAGCAGCACCAGATTCCGCTGGTACCAGATGATGGCGCCGCAAACTATCTGCAGTCAGTAGAGGTCTTAGTCATGCTGGATACCCTGCGGACCATCAATAATCCGCTGAATGACTATGCCCTGACCGCCCTTCTCAAGTCTCCTATGTTTGACTTTGGTGAGGACGAGCTGGCTCGGCTGTCCCTGCAGGCCAGTCAAGAGCGTTCTCAGGAAAATCTCTATGAAAAATTGCTCAATGTCCTCCAAGGAAGAGGTTTGAACCCTGCTTTAGTCACCCAGGAACTGCAGAAAAAGCTGCAGCACTTCCATGAGACCCTGCAAGGCTGGCGAACCTATTCCAAGACGCATTCGCTGTATGATTTGATTTGGAAGATTTACCAGGACCGTTTCTACTATGACATGGTGGGGACTCTGACCAATGGTGCCCAGAGACAGGCCAATCTCTATGCTCTTTCTTTGCGGGCCAATGAGTATGAAAAGTCCAGCTTTAAAGGCCTGTCTCGCTTTATCGGGATGATAGATCGTATCTTGGAAAACCAGCATGACCTAGCCAGTGTGCCAGTGGCGGTGCCTAAGGACGCCGTTCGTCTCATGACCATTCATAAGAGTAAGGGGCTGGAGTTCAAGTATGTCTTCCTGCTCAATATGGACAAGGCCTTCAACCGTCAGGATAGCAGCTCGGCTATTATCCTCAGCCGGACCAAAGGAGTCGGCATCAAGTATGTGGCGGATGTATCGGTGTCTGTGGAAGATCCTTATGCGCCGAATCAGCTGCGCATTTCCATGGATACGCTGCCTTATCAGCAGAATTTAGCAGAGCTGCAGTTGGCCAGTCTGTCTGAGCAGATGCGTTTGCTTTATGTGGCCATGACGCGGGCTGAAACCAAGCTTTATCTGGTCGGCAAGGGCAGTCAAGAGGCCTTGGATAAGCGTCAGTGGGGCAAGAGCCAACAAGGGCGTTTGTCTGCCAGTCTGCGCAGCCAACTCAGTAATTTCCAAGACTGGCTCTATGCCATTCAGGCTGTTTTTTCCGATGAGAATCTTGCCTACGAGACCCGTTTTGTCACTGATGAGGAGCTAACTGCTGAAGAGATAGGGCAGATTAATGAGCCTGTGCTCTTTCCAGCGGATGATTTGGCAAATAATCGTCAGACGGATGATATCCGTCGGGCTCTGGATATTTTAGAAAGCGTGGACCAGCTGAATAGCCAGTATCGCTCTGCTATTGAGTTACCTAGTGTACGAACTCCAAGCCAGATTAAGAAGTTTTATGAGCCAATCATGGATATGGATGGTCTGGATATCATGGATGAGCGAGCAGCTTTTCGGCCGCAGCCCAGCTTTGAGTTGCCTGATTTTGGCAAGAAAGCCAAAGTGACTGGGGCTCAAGTCGGCAGTGCCGTTCATGAACTCATGCAGCGGATTCCTTTAGATAGCAGGCCCAGCATGGCTGTACTTCGTTCTGCCTTGGCTCAGGTTCAGGCCGATGAAGCGGTCAAAAATCAGATTCAGCTGCCTAAGATTGCATCTTTCTTCGAGACGGATTTGGGACGCCTCTTGATTGAGAACAGTGACAGAGTTCGTCGAGAAGCACCATTTGCCATGCTCAAGCAAGATGAGGACAGCGGTCAGGAATTTGTTTTGCGGGGTATTTTGGATGGTTACCTGCTTTTTGAGGACCGAATCATTCTCTTTGACTACAAGACGGATAAATACAAGGATTCGTCTGAGTTGATTGCTCGCTACCATGGCCAGCTAGACTTATATGCTCAAGCTCTCAGCCGTTCTTATGGCATTTCGCAGATTGAAAAATATTTGATTCTGCTGGGTGGTGAGCAGCTGCAGGTGGTTAAGGTGGACTGA
- a CDS encoding DUF4298 domain-containing protein, with protein sequence MEQLERIQKMEKHLNKYSQVLARAQEALAELERCQSDYIQLRDYYTGQEFFDDLEFSNGPDFPENIACGVLSEDAVYDLMGEHFETAINLLDLSSSMLKER encoded by the coding sequence GTGGAACAGTTAGAACGCATTCAAAAAATGGAAAAGCACCTGAATAAATATTCTCAGGTATTGGCAAGAGCCCAGGAAGCTTTAGCTGAGCTGGAGCGCTGCCAGTCAGATTATATCCAGTTGAGGGACTACTATACTGGTCAGGAATTTTTTGATGATTTAGAATTCTCGAATGGACCGGATTTCCCTGAAAATATAGCTTGCGGCGTCTTAAGCGAAGATGCTGTCTATGACCTGATGGGGGAGCATTTTGAGACAGCGATTAATCTGTTGGATTTGTCTAGTTCCATGCTGAAAGAACGTTAA